A window of Alkalinema sp. FACHB-956 genomic DNA:
GTGCTTGGGCTGGAAGGATTGCCTGGGGAGGGTTGAGGCGAACTTGCTGAAATGGAGGGCGTTGGTGGCGTGGGAGGCTTGGATCCTAAGCGACTCACAGCAACTCCAATGCCCAGTAAACTGGCCGCAGTAATGCCGATCGTGCCCAGCAATGCCTTAGATAGGGGCGGTCGAGACTCCTGCTGCTGGCCAAAATTGGCCCGATTTGCATGGTCTTGGCCCGTCTGGGGGCCGGTGTCTGGTGTCGCTGCGGGAGTCTGACCTAGGAGTTGTTGCAGGCGTGTAGGGGCATGGGCGTGGTTTGGCTCCAAGCGCAAGGCCATCTTATAGGCGGTCAGCGCTTCCGGTAGGTTGCCGTAGGCTTGAAAAGCAGTGCCCAGGTTGTAGTAGATTTCTCCGCAGTCCGGCGCAACCTTGAGGGCTTCTCCATAGGTTGCGATCGCTCCTGTCAAGTCTCCTTGTTGTTGGAGCACCTGTGCCATTTGATTCAATTCACGGGCTTTCTCGTTGGCGATCGCCGCGGTTGGCGCAGGAACAAGGCCACCATTGCCATTGCTAGAAGATGCATTGCCAGGTGGTTGCTGGGCTGTCTGCATCGATTGTGCTGAGGCAGTTACACTCCCGTTGCTGGAAAGTTCCTTGAACAGACCCGCAATTTCTGCCCGATCGGTTGCATAGTCCAGGTCGTCATCTAGGTTGATTTCTTCCACGAAATCCCCATTGATTAACTCACTGTTAATTAACTCACTATCTCCTAAGTCATGTTCTAAGCCGCTGACGGCAAAATGCTTAGCGGTTAGACCTGCGGGATCTAACTGGCCCAGGGAATCTAACTGCTCTGACTCCAAAAAGGCAGGATCGATGGAATCAACTGGACTGCCCCCCGATCGATCGCGACTGGCTGTCTGATGAGGCCGGAGATAGCCATCGAATTCCGGATGGAGATAGAGAATGGGTAACGCCCAATAAAGCTGGCTGGAACCGTAGGAGGATAGTAGCCCCTGTCTAGCCCGATTCAAGCTGAGGTCGATGGGATAGCGTTGCTTCAGATTGCGATAGAACAGGCGGCTGAGATTTAAGGCCACATCATCGGGAATCCGTTCTGCCATGGCCAGCACCGCAGGCACCCCCCGCTTCAACAGGGCATCGGCCAAATTATTGCTGTTATCTTCTCCGGCGGTGGCTCCATGCACCCCTCGGCAGGAGTTAAACACAGCCATCCGCACTCCGTTATTCACCAAGAGACCCGCTAAATCATCGCCATTGAGGACTTCCGTCAGCCCTGTTTTGTCATTGACGAGGTAGAGATCCCCCCCTGCACTGCCCAAGTTGCTGTGGCCTGCATAGTGCAAAATGTCGAAATGCCCCTGTTCTAGGGATTGCGTCAGTTGCTCCCGTCCCGGTTGGTCGAGAATTTGGAGTTCGATCGTAGGG
This region includes:
- a CDS encoding CHAT domain-containing protein, which produces MTQEFSLSVTPVKEETYLVRTERVSPGVPLAEELVSWRVGDWLQQAGQLMNDPLLGLLRGRGQSGPAGEPASVDLVTLGQDLYNALFQGTVRDSWMVAQGIAQHQQDILRLRLGLKGDRLPRLPWEVLHAGDRPLSTGTDVVFSRYHSAFTAVGSKLSLHSTNTQPNQPLRILMVLAAPTDQEMLQLHQEAVHLKAELQREQDRRFDGPTIELQILDQPGREQLTQSLEQGHFDILHYAGHSNLGSAGGDLYLVNDKTGLTEVLNGDDLAGLLVNNGVRMAVFNSCRGVHGATAGEDNSNNLADALLKRGVPAVLAMAERIPDDVALNLSRLFYRNLKQRYPIDLSLNRARQGLLSSYGSSQLYWALPILYLHPEFDGYLRPHQTASRDRSGGSPVDSIDPAFLESEQLDSLGQLDPAGLTAKHFAVSGLEHDLGDSELINSELINGDFVEEINLDDDLDYATDRAEIAGLFKELSSNGSVTASAQSMQTAQQPPGNASSSNGNGGLVPAPTAAIANEKARELNQMAQVLQQQGDLTGAIATYGEALKVAPDCGEIYYNLGTAFQAYGNLPEALTAYKMALRLEPNHAHAPTRLQQLLGQTPAATPDTGPQTGQDHANRANFGQQQESRPPLSKALLGTIGITAASLLGIGVAVSRLGSKPPTPPTPSISASSPQPSPGNPSSPSTLQPNNSQPNLANLVAIAQQSFSKNNLRPAQEAVTALLDQGALVEAQAALENASVKQLETAPILFLRGRLSWQFWQQNSNGNHSLDDVRRFWGMTTQKDPNNPLYQIALGFAFYSEGKLAPVDLPRATDAWFQAANLTAQQPNSPEALTAYAGLALSAFKTAQTKTGAEQKRLQAEAIKLRDQVMKANPDRFSPANLSQNWLWTEAAIADWKKLQAL